Proteins encoded within one genomic window of Komagataella phaffii GS115 chromosome 3, complete sequence:
- a CDS encoding Protein involved in nutritional control of the cell cycle — protein sequence MPGKVHIFNELSTTDEDLSACSYSSWYRTFSENVVSPAKIIEVPDSFIEYISKDSIHLPGDDNNNVEINDDNDYSDWSDAEETFLDPSENFSEFHSKVKDVITQYSHVAPKLNWSAPRDATWIMMNNTMKCSSVNDVYLLLNSSNYVAHDLKLETSLKYELVLRKWVEINPALEFRCFVRDGKLIGISQRDLNYYNYLDSLKDVIESGIKKFLEETVSPKFPLKNYVIDVYFPRPFTKMYIVDFNPFNRSCDSLLFTWHELTIATHVDFRLVTEHNPSRFAAKEHSENQVPKDIVDASLDSAAMAELAQKWNELMKKEEP from the coding sequence ATGCCTGGAAAGGTTCACATTTTCAACGAGTTGAGCACTACTGATGAAGATCTCAGTGCTTGCTCCTATTCCTCATGGTACCGGACTTTTAGTGAGAATGTTGTGTCTCCAGCGAAAATAATAGAAGTGCCAGACTCCTTCATTGAGTACATTAGTAAGGATAGCATTCATCTTCCAGGTGATGACAACAATAACGTAGAAATTAACGATGATAATGATTACAGCGATTGGTCAGATGCAGAGGAAACATTTTTAGACCCTTCAGAAAATTTTTCTGAGTTCCACAGTAAAGTGAAAGATGTGATAACTCAATATTCTCATGTCGCTCCGAAACTGAACTGGTCAGCTCCAAGGGATGCAACTTGGATCATGATGAACAACACAATGAAATGTTCTTCGGTAAACGATGTCTATCTCTTATTGAACTCCTCTAACTACGTGGCTCACGATTTaaaattggaaacttcaTTAAAGTACGAACTGGTTCTTAGAAAATGGGTCGAAATAAATCCAGCTCTAGAGTTTAGATGTTTCGTCAGAGACGGCAAACTGATAGGAATATCTCAAAGAGACCTTAACTACTACAATTATCTTGATAGCCTCAAAGATGTGATAGAAAGCGGGATAAAGAAGTTTTTAGAAGAGACGGTAAGTCCCAAGTTTCctctgaaaaattatgTGATTGACGTTTACTTTCCCAGACCCTTCACTAAAATGTACATAGTTGATTTCAACCCTTTCAATAGAAGCTGTGATTCCTTACTTTTTACATGGCACGAACTGACCATAGCAACACATGTTGACTTCAGATTGGTCACGGAACATAATCCAAGTAGGTTTGCAGCCAAAGAGCATTCTGAAAATCAGGTCCCCaaagatattgttgatgCATCCTTAGATTCTGCCGCCATGGCAGAACTTGCTCAGAAATGGAACGAGCtgatgaaaaaagaagaaccaTAA
- a CDS encoding Component of the small (ribosomal) subunit (SSU) processosome required for pre-18S rRNa processing, translating to MGKRGTRRNRASNIDFSEEQAVTNELDDFAEAREKILLEESGMGARFDANDISDEDEEVAVLGLDEDESSDEEEALARKFRGASAMDDDEDAELYNDLEKTEKNEEPEWGESRDDYYGGAELEDEEAIKLMEQEAIKQQKKHLEDLNMEDFLDDDMDQEWKQSAEKETLSTETAMEPIKADELSSDEQVKFLKKAYPEFLPLLKEYQKMKPLLLEFKDQDSQISKVKFTALSAYLGTIAVYVALFVSALESKEQFTMKDHPVMEGILNTREVWRQANELSGKLSNSKFSDASKSIPIEGESESESEYQSLIDHGDSEDSGLEVDLEQNSEKQQIPSSNKTLQDDSDSDSDAPREYNIKSLDHKRKNVGDDLTQQEKRARKRSLRFYTSVIDQADGKKTVKYAGDDDIPYKERLFERQQRLIEEARKRGDNTNTSAPGEALDEGDFEAADEEVAKDVNNLDDSYYQNVLNTKKEQKAARKALYEEAVQAAKEGKLDQFEEKIGTDGKRAVNYQILKNKGLTAHRKKENRNARVKKRNKYEKAQKKLKSIRAVYTGEQGPYEGEKTGIKKNLTKSVKLV from the coding sequence ATGGGAAAGAGAGGAACTAGACGTAATAGGGCCTCTAATATAGACTTTTCAGAGGAGCAGGCTGTCACCAATGAGTTGGATGATTTTGCCGAAGCTCgtgaaaagattttgcTAGAGGAATCAGGAATGGGTGCTAGATTCGATGCCAATGATATCAGtgatgaggatgaggaaGTGGCTGTTCTAGGACTagacgaagatgaaagttctgatgaagaggaagctTTGGCTAGAAAATTCCGTGGCGCAAGTGCCATGgatgatgacgaagatgCTGAGCTTTACAACGACTTGGAGAAAACCgaaaagaatgaagaaCCGGAATGGGGTGAATCCAGAGACGATTATTATGGTGGTGCTGAATTAGAAGATGAGGAGGCCATCAAACTGATGGAGCAGGAGGCCATCAAACAGCAAAAAAAACATTTAGAGGATCTTAATATGGAAGATTTCTTGGATGATGATATGGATCAAGAATGGAAGCAGTCTGCAGAGAAGGAAACATTATCTACCGAAACTGCGATGGAACCTATCAAAGCCGATGAACTTTCCTCCGATGAGCAagtcaaatttttgaagaaagcttATCCTGAGTTTTTACCCCTACTAaaagaatatcaaaaaatGAAGCCACTACTCCTAGAATTCAAGGATCAAGACTCTCAAATATCCAAGGTCAAATTCACAGCATTATCTGCGTATTTGGGAACTATTGCAGTTTATGTCGCATTATTTGTATCTGCTCTGGAAAGTAAGGAGCAGTTTACAATGAAAGATCACCCGGTAATGGAGGGTATTTTAAATACAAGAGAGGTATGGAGGCAGGCAAATGAGCTGTCTGGCAAACTTTCCAACAGCAAATTCAGTGATGCGTCTAAGAGTATACCGATCGAAGGTGAATCTGAATCCGAATCTGAATACCAATCTCTTATCGACCACGGAGATTCTGAAGATAGTGGGCTGGAGGTTGATTTGGAACAAAATAGTGAGAAACAACAAATACCATCAAGCAATAAGACATTACAAGATGACTCTgattcagattcagatGCTCCGCGTGAGTATAATATTAAATCCTTGGATcataaaagaaaaaatgtGGGTGATGATCTGACTCAGCAGGAGAAACGTGCCCGTAAACGATCCCTGCGATTCTACACATCCGTTATCGACCAAGCCGATGGAAAAAAGACAGTTAAGTATGCTGGTGACGACGATATTCCTTACAAAGAGAGACTGTTTGAGAGGCAGCAGAGATTAATAGAAGAAGCAAGAAAGCGTGGAGATAATACTAACACTTCTGCCCCTGGAGAAGCTTTAGATGAAGGAGACTTTGAAGCTGCTGACGAGGAAGTTGCTAAGGATGTTAATAACTTGGACGATTCCTACTACCAAAATGTGCTCAATACCAAGAAGGAACAAAAGGCTGCAAGAAAAGCTCTGTACGAAGAAGCTGTACAAGCTGCAAAGGAAGGCAAATTGGATCAATTTGAGGAGAAGATTGGAACTGATGGTAAGCGTGCGGTCAACTACCAAATTCTTAAAAACAAAGGTCTTACTGCTCATagaaagaaggagaatAGAAATGCCAGAGttaaaaagagaaacaagTATGAAAAAGCACAGAAAAAACTTAAGAGTATTAGAGCTGTATATACTGGAGAGCAGGGTCCATATGAAGGTGAAAAAACTGGtatcaaaaagaatctTACAAAGAGTGTCAAACTTGTTTAA
- a CDS encoding Cyclin associated with protein kinase Kin28p — protein MTSSDSTNQEETPQPEKHSKQITNDDLYRRSTQFRFWSFTEQRLKDLKRSTNEKGAANLKERISQLDPSIPEVSEIWEKDLVKPLTVEEEVKIVEYYARKAQGLANYFKLPTQSRATAISFFRKFFLVNSCIQFHPQYIMYTCLFLAAKSDNHFIGIKEFSKAIPKTTPESILQYEFQILQSLKFALLCHHPYKPLYGFFLDFQVEMKNNIQSDKLAELYDHARDKVSEALFSDVSFLFTPSQIALAAYYELNPELVTSYLSKKFSQLSTINEDEQLKPSPNIQTKLVDNLKHCIELSHASFDPEIEEVTQISRKVHYCIDPMKLVKKMQKQKAVS, from the coding sequence ATGACATCGTCTGATTCAACCAACCAGGAGGAAACTCCGCAACCAGAGAAACATTCAAAGCAAATTACTAACGATGATCTCTACCGAAGGTCGACCCAGTTCAGATTTTGGTCATTTACCGAGCAACGattgaaggatttgaagCGGTCAACTAATGAAAAGGGAGCTGccaacttgaaagaaagaatatCACAATTGGATCCTTCTATACCAGAAGTCTCTGAGATTTGGGAAAAGGACCTCGTGAAACCGCTCACTGTGGAAGAGGAGGTTAAAATTGTCGAATATTATGCGAGGAAAGCCCAAGGCCTTGCCAATTATTTCAAATTACCAACACAATCAAGGGCTACTGCCATATCATTTTTTAGAAAGTTCTTTCTGGTCAACAGCTGTATACAATTTCACCCACAATATATCATGTACACATGCCTGTTTCTAGCAGCTAAATCAGACAACCACTTTATTGGAATAAAGGAATTTAGCAAGGCCATTCCAAAAACAACCCCAGAGTCAATTTTACAGTACGAATTTCAGATACTGCAAAGCTTGAAGTTTGCTCTTTTATGCCATCACCCTTACAAACCATTGTATGGattctttttggattttCAAGTGGAAATGAAGAATAATATCCAGTCAGATAAACTCGCTGAGTTGTATGACCACGCAAGAGATAAGGTATCTGAAGCATTATTTTCTGATGTTTCATTTTTGTTTACTCCTTCACAAATAGCGTTGGCTGCCTATTATGAGCTGAATCCTGAACTTGTTACGAGTTacctttccaaaaagttttccCAATTAAGCACCATCAACGAAGATGAGCAGTTGAAGCCTTCTCCCAACATCCAAACCAAACTTGTAGATAACCTGAAACATTGCATAGAACTATCTCACGCATCTTTCGATCCAGAAATAGAAGAAGTTACccagatttcaagaaaagttcACTATTGCATAGATCCTATGAAGCTGGTCAAGAAGATGCAGAAGCAGAAAGCGGTGTCATAG
- a CDS encoding Alpha subunit of the F1 sector of mitochondrial F1F0 ATP synthase has translation MLSARPVIRRAARSAVAINVARSVPRVVRPLVSRGYAAAKAAPTEVSSILEEKIRGVSAEADLNETGRVLSVGDGIARVFGLNNCQAEELVEFSSGVKGMALNLEPGQVGIVLFGSDRGVKEGDTVKRTGKIVDVPVGPELLGRVIDALGNPIDGKGPINSKVTSRAQLKAPGILPRTSVFEPMQTGLKSVDALVPVGRGQRELIIGDRQTGKTAVALDTILNQKRWNNGSDESKKLYCVYVAVGQKRSTVAQLVQTLEQNDALKYSIIVAATASEAAPLQYLAPFTACAVGEWFRDNGKHALIIYDDLSKQAVAYRQLSLLLRRPPGREAYPGDVFYLHSRLLERAAKMSDKLGGGSLTALPVIETQGGDVSAYIPTNVISITDGQIFLEAELFYKGIRPAINVGLSVSRVGSAAQVKAMKQVAGSLKLFLAQYREVAAFAQFGSDLDASTKQTLNRGERLTQLLKQKQYAPLAAEEQVPVIYAGVNGFLDSVPLERIGQFEEEFLAYLKSNETEVLEAIRVKGQLSDELLAKLKSATESFVATF, from the exons atgCTTTCAGCACGCCCCGTCATTAGAAGAGCTGCTCGTTCTGCTGTCGCCATCAATGTCGCCCGCTCTGTTCCTCGCGTG GTCCGCCCATTAGTTTCTAGAGGTTACGCTGCCGCCAAGGCTGCTCCAACCGaagtttcttccattttggaagagaagaTCAGAGGTGTTTCTGCCGAGGCTGACTTGAACGAGACTGGTAGAGTCTTGTCTGTTGG TGATGGTATTGCCCGTGTCTTCGGATTGAACAACTGTCAGGCTGAAGAGTTGGTTGAATTCTCCTCAGGAGTCAAGGGTATGGCCCTGAACTTGGAGCCAGGTCAAGTCGGTATTGTCTTGTTCGGTTCCGACAGAGGTGTCAAGGAGGGTGATACCGTCAAGCGTACCGGTAAGATTGTTGATGTCCCAGTTGGTCCTGAACTGTTGGGCCGTGTCATTGATGCTTTGGGTAACCCTATCGATGGTAAGGGACCAATTAACTCTAAGGTTACTTCCAGAGCTCAATTAAAGGCTCCAGGTATCTTGCCAAGAACATCCGTTTTCGAGCCAATGCAGACTGGTCTGAAGTCTGTCGATGCCCTGGTGCCAGTTGGTAGAGGTCAGAGAGAGCTTATCATTGGTGACCGTCAAACCGGTAAGACTGCTGTCGCTCTTGACACcattttgaaccaaaagagATGGAACAATGGTTCCGACGAGTCCAAGAAATTGTACTGTGTCTACGTCGCTGTCGGTCAAAAACGTTCCACTGTCGCCCAGCTGGTTCAAACTTTGGAGCAAAATGATGCTCTTAAGTACTCTATCATTGTTGCTGCCACCGCTTCCGAGGCCGCTCCACTGCAATACTTGGCTCCCTTCACCGCCTGTGCTGTCGGTGAATGGTTCCGTGACAACGGAAAGCATGCTTTGATCATCTACGATGATTTGTCCAAGCAAGCTGTTGCTTACCGTCAATTGTCTCTGTTGCTGAGACGTCCTCCTGGACGTGAGGCTTACCCAGGTGATGTTTTCTACCTGCACTCCCGTCTGTTGGAGAGAGCCGCTAAGATGTCCGACAAATTGGGTGGTGGTTCTTTGACCGCTTTGCCAGTCATTGAGACCCAAGGTGGTGATGTCTCTGCTTATATTCCAACCAACGTCATTTCTATTACTGATGGTCAAATTTTCTTGGAGGCTGAGCTGTTCTACAAGGGTATCAGACCTGCCATTAACGTCGGTCTGTCCGTTTCTCGTGTCGGTTCCGCCGCCCAAGTTAAGGCTATGAAGCAAGTTGCTGGTTCCTTGAAGCTGTTCTTGGCTCAATACAGAGAAGTTGCTGCCTTCGCCCAATTCGGTTCCGACTTGGATGCTTCTACCAAGCAAACTTTGAACAGAGGTGAGAGATTGACTCAACTGTTAAAGCAGAAGCAATATGCTCCTTTGGCTGCTGAGGAACAGGTTCCAGTTATTTACGCCGGTGTCAACGGTTTCTTAGACTCCGTCCCATTGGAGAGAATCGGACAATTCGAGGAGGAATTCCTGGCTTACTTGAAGTCCAACGAGACCGAGGTCTTGGAGGCTATCAGAGTAAAGGGTCAATTGTCCGATGAATTGTTGGCCAAGTTGAAATCTGCTACCGAGTCCTTCGTTGCTACTTTCTAA